One segment of Clostridium botulinum DNA contains the following:
- the xdh gene encoding selenium-dependent xanthine dehydrogenase, with the protein MFKFILNGQEKSVDENKKLLKYLRDDCNITSVKNGCSEGACGTCMVIVDGKAIKACVLTTEKVNGKEITTIEGFTDREREVFAYAFTEAGAVQCGFCIPGMVISAKALFNRTLDPTMEEVKKALIGNICRCTGYVKIEKAIMMAAEIFRENKEVPKVSCKGLIGEPMARVDAKDKTLGLGEYTDDIRINGMVYGSALRSKYPRALVKSMDITEAENLKGVIKIVTAEDIQGQRYLGHLKKDTPALIKVGEETRYLGDAVALVAAETEEIAKEALKYIKVDFEELKPLSSPMEALKDDAPKIHEGGNILVHEHLVRGNADEAIKNSKYVVTNKYSVPFTEHAFLEPEAAVAVPDGEDGLIVYTGTQSIYDDLREIGSLLNLGEDKLRIISEYVGGGFGGKEDMSCQHHTALLAYLIKKPVKMCLTRQESIMVDTKRHAMEMEFTTACDENGKLTAMKAEIIADTGAYASLGGPVLQRACTHAAGPYNYQNMVVDGIAVYTNNTPGGAFRGFGVTQSAFATECNLNQLAEMVGIDPFEIRMLNAIRPGEVLPNGQIADEGTALVETLEAVKDVYYSNKYVGIACTFKNAGVGVGIPDTGRCKVKVIDGKVHIRTSAACIGQGVGTVVVQVVGEVLGIPASQIVYETPDTRITPNSGTTTASRQTVFTGEATRIASLKLKEALKGKSLQELEGIEFLGEYIGITDKMGSPKENPVSHVAYGFATQVVIIDEKGKLVKVVAAHDVGKAINPKNVEGQIEGGVVMGLGYGLTEDYIIENSVPKVKFGTLGLLRATQVPEIVPIIIEKNTQELSFGAKGVGEITCIPTAPAVQGAYYKLDGIFRRELPLKNTFYKKAKK; encoded by the coding sequence TTGTTTAAATTCATTCTTAATGGACAGGAAAAAAGTGTCGATGAAAATAAAAAGCTTTTAAAATATTTGAGAGACGATTGTAACATAACATCTGTAAAAAATGGATGTTCAGAAGGGGCATGTGGAACCTGCATGGTTATAGTTGATGGTAAAGCTATTAAAGCCTGTGTTCTTACTACTGAAAAGGTGAATGGTAAGGAAATAACAACAATAGAGGGATTCACAGATAGAGAAAGAGAAGTATTTGCTTATGCATTTACTGAGGCTGGTGCAGTTCAATGTGGCTTCTGTATACCAGGAATGGTTATTAGTGCTAAGGCTTTATTTAATAGAACTTTAGATCCAACAATGGAAGAAGTTAAGAAGGCTTTAATTGGAAATATATGCAGATGTACAGGGTATGTAAAAATAGAAAAAGCTATTATGATGGCAGCAGAGATATTTAGGGAAAATAAAGAAGTGCCTAAAGTTTCTTGTAAAGGTTTAATAGGGGAGCCAATGGCAAGGGTTGATGCAAAAGATAAGACTTTAGGTTTGGGGGAATATACTGATGATATAAGAATTAATGGAATGGTTTATGGATCTGCATTAAGAAGTAAATATCCTAGAGCTTTAGTAAAGAGTATGGATATAACGGAAGCAGAAAATTTAAAGGGTGTAATTAAGATTGTAACTGCAGAGGATATTCAAGGACAAAGGTATTTAGGACATTTGAAGAAGGATACTCCTGCATTAATAAAGGTGGGAGAAGAAACAAGATATCTTGGAGATGCGGTGGCTTTAGTTGCAGCAGAAACAGAAGAGATAGCAAAAGAAGCACTAAAATATATAAAAGTGGATTTTGAAGAATTAAAACCACTATCATCTCCAATGGAAGCTTTAAAAGATGATGCTCCAAAGATACATGAAGGCGGAAATATTTTAGTACATGAACATTTAGTAAGAGGAAATGCTGATGAAGCTATAAAAAATTCTAAATATGTTGTTACAAATAAGTATAGTGTTCCATTTACCGAACATGCTTTTTTAGAACCAGAGGCAGCTGTTGCAGTTCCTGATGGAGAAGATGGATTAATAGTTTATACAGGAACTCAAAGTATATATGATGACTTGAGAGAGATAGGTTCTTTATTAAATTTAGGTGAAGATAAGTTAAGAATTATTTCAGAATATGTAGGCGGAGGATTTGGTGGTAAGGAAGATATGAGTTGCCAACATCATACTGCATTGCTTGCATATCTTATTAAAAAGCCAGTAAAGATGTGTCTTACAAGACAAGAAAGTATCATGGTTGATACCAAAAGACATGCTATGGAAATGGAATTTACAACAGCTTGTGATGAAAATGGAAAATTAACTGCTATGAAAGCAGAAATAATAGCAGATACAGGTGCATATGCATCCCTTGGGGGACCAGTTCTTCAAAGAGCATGTACTCATGCAGCAGGTCCATATAACTATCAAAATATGGTTGTTGATGGAATTGCTGTTTATACAAATAATACTCCAGGAGGGGCATTTAGAGGATTTGGAGTAACTCAATCAGCATTTGCAACTGAATGTAATTTAAATCAATTAGCAGAAATGGTTGGTATAGATCCTTTTGAAATTAGAATGTTAAATGCAATAAGACCAGGTGAAGTTCTGCCAAATGGTCAAATTGCTGATGAGGGTACTGCTTTAGTTGAAACGTTAGAAGCTGTTAAAGATGTTTACTATAGTAATAAATACGTAGGAATAGCATGTACATTCAAAAATGCAGGTGTAGGAGTAGGAATACCTGATACAGGAAGATGTAAGGTTAAAGTGATAGATGGAAAAGTTCACATCAGAACATCTGCAGCTTGCATTGGACAAGGAGTAGGAACAGTAGTTGTTCAAGTTGTAGGTGAAGTTTTAGGAATACCTGCTTCACAAATAGTTTATGAAACCCCAGATACAAGAATAACTCCAAATTCAGGAACAACAACAGCATCAAGACAGACTGTATTTACAGGGGAAGCAACAAGAATTGCATCATTAAAATTAAAAGAAGCATTGAAAGGCAAGTCATTGCAAGAGTTAGAGGGTATAGAATTTTTAGGAGAGTATATAGGAATCACAGATAAAATGGGTAGTCCTAAAGAAAATCCAGTAAGTCATGTTGCTTATGGATTTGCAACTCAAGTTGTTATTATTGATGAAAAAGGAAAACTTGTAAAAGTAGTTGCAGCTCATGATGTAGGAAAAGCAATAAATCCTAAGAATGTAGAAGGTCAAATTGAAGGTGGAGTTGTTATGGGATTAGGTTATGGATTAACAGAGGATTATATAATAGAAAATTCAGTTCCTAAGGTTAAATTTGGAACATTAGGACTTTTAAGAGCAACTCAAGTACCAGAAATTGTACCTATTATAATAGAAAAAAATACGCAAGAATTATCTTTTGGAGCAAAAGGTGTTGGAGAAATCACTTGTATTCCAACAGCACCAGCAGTTCAAGGCGCTTATTATAAATTAGATGGAATATTTAGAAGAGAATTGCCATTAAAGAATACATTCTATAAGAAAGCAAAAAAATAA
- a CDS encoding nucleoside-triphosphatase — translation MYKNILITGKVQCGKSTLINKILNELTIPYTGYRTVPYYEKEEKAGYYIESVNLKSELKEKISVNTSNISSPKCNVFVNGFDITGVDILNKSIEDKVSKIILLDEIGVLEKSSLKFIEEINNCLDSDKLVIGVLKKNDDEFLNGISEREDTFIVDIENSTEEERKIMKKQIVEYIESVFMCINN, via the coding sequence ATGTATAAAAATATATTAATTACAGGAAAAGTACAATGTGGAAAAAGTACACTAATTAACAAAATACTTAATGAATTGACTATACCCTATACAGGATATAGAACAGTACCTTATTATGAAAAAGAAGAAAAAGCTGGTTATTATATAGAGTCAGTCAATTTGAAAAGTGAATTAAAAGAAAAAATTTCAGTAAATACATCCAATATATCATCACCTAAATGTAATGTTTTTGTTAATGGATTTGATATTACAGGTGTAGATATTTTAAATAAGAGTATTGAAGATAAAGTTTCTAAAATAATTTTATTAGATGAGATTGGAGTTTTAGAAAAATCCTCTTTAAAATTCATAGAAGAAATTAATAATTGCCTTGATAGTGATAAATTAGTAATAGGAGTTTTGAAAAAGAATGATGATGAATTTTTAAATGGAATAAGTGAAAGAGAGGACACTTTCATTGTAGATATAGAAAATAGTACAGAGGAAGAACGAAAAATTATGAAAAAACAAATTGTTGAATATATAGAAAGTGTATTTATGTGCATTAATAATTAG
- the hydA gene encoding dihydropyrimidinase: protein MSLLIKNGTVITASDIYNGDIYIKDGIIREIGTNLIREADEIVDAEGKYVIPGGVDAHTHLNLDVGISVANDDFYTGTVAAACGGTTTVVDHMGFGPKGCNLKHQVDVYHGYADDKAVIDYSFHGVVQHVNDSIIDEMKKIVDEEGIPSFKVYLTYDYMIDDKGVLKILNRLKELQGIMTVHCENDGSIKLLKENHIRKGLTSPLYHCLSRPVETEAEAVNRMINMESIVKDAPLYIVHLSSELGLDYVKMARERGQSIYSETCPQYLVLDESKYNLPNNESLKYVISPPLRSKRDIEKLWKGINDGYIQTIASDHCAFSFKEDKQKGKDDFTKCPNGAPGIEERIPLIFSEGVMNGRISINKFVDLCCTKPAKIFGLYPKKGTIQVGSDGDIVIIDPQKEVTMSNSNLHSNVDYSAYEGIKVKGYPIMTISRGKIIVRDNKFIGKKGYGKFIKRSKVNLKSI from the coding sequence ATGTCTTTATTAATAAAAAATGGAACTGTGATCACTGCTAGTGATATTTATAATGGAGATATTTATATTAAAGATGGCATTATAAGAGAAATTGGAACTAATCTTATAAGAGAAGCTGATGAAATAGTAGATGCTGAAGGAAAATATGTTATTCCTGGTGGGGTAGATGCTCATACTCATTTAAATTTAGATGTAGGTATATCTGTTGCAAATGATGATTTTTACACAGGAACAGTTGCAGCAGCTTGTGGTGGAACGACTACTGTTGTAGATCATATGGGATTTGGTCCTAAGGGATGCAATTTAAAGCATCAAGTAGATGTTTACCATGGGTATGCTGATGATAAAGCAGTAATAGATTATAGTTTTCATGGGGTTGTTCAACATGTGAATGATAGTATAATTGATGAAATGAAAAAAATAGTTGATGAAGAGGGAATACCGAGTTTTAAGGTTTATTTAACATATGATTATATGATTGATGATAAAGGTGTACTTAAAATTTTAAATAGATTAAAAGAATTGCAGGGAATTATGACTGTTCATTGTGAAAATGATGGAAGTATAAAACTTTTAAAAGAAAATCATATAAGAAAAGGACTTACAAGTCCTTTATACCATTGTTTAAGTAGACCAGTTGAAACTGAAGCTGAAGCTGTGAACAGAATGATAAATATGGAATCAATAGTAAAGGATGCACCTCTTTATATAGTTCATTTATCATCAGAGTTAGGATTAGATTATGTGAAAATGGCAAGAGAAAGAGGTCAAAGCATATATAGTGAAACATGTCCACAATATTTAGTATTGGATGAAAGTAAATACAATCTTCCTAATAATGAATCATTGAAATATGTAATTAGTCCTCCATTAAGATCAAAAAGGGATATAGAAAAATTGTGGAAAGGAATTAATGATGGATATATACAAACTATAGCATCAGATCATTGCGCATTTTCATTTAAAGAAGATAAACAAAAGGGAAAAGATGATTTTACTAAGTGCCCAAATGGAGCACCTGGAATAGAAGAAAGAATTCCACTTATATTTTCTGAAGGGGTTATGAATGGAAGGATTAGTATAAATAAGTTTGTTGATTTATGCTGTACAAAACCGGCAAAAATATTTGGATTATATCCGAAGAAAGGGACGATACAAGTTGGTTCGGATGGAGATATAGTAATAATTGATCCACAAAAAGAAGTTACTATGTCAAATTCAAATTTACATTCAAATGTAGACTATTCTGCATATGAAGGAATAAAGGTAAAGGGTTATCCAATAATGACTATTTCACGTGGGAAAATAATAGTTAGAGATAATAAGTTCATAGGTAAAAAAGGATATGGAAAGTTTATTAAAAGATCAAAGGTGAATTTAAAGAGTATATAA
- a CDS encoding RidA family protein, giving the protein MKKIINIQNAPEAIGPYSQGIIIDKLVYTSGQLPINPKTKILETEIKQATKQSLENCRAILEEAGTNLENVIKTTVFVKDLNDFSTVNEVYATYFTQNFPARSCVQIAKLPMDALIEIEVIATL; this is encoded by the coding sequence ATGAAGAAAATAATTAATATACAAAATGCACCAGAAGCAATAGGACCATATTCACAAGGAATTATTATAGATAAACTAGTATATACATCTGGTCAATTACCTATAAATCCAAAAACAAAGATACTTGAGACAGAAATAAAACAAGCTACTAAGCAAAGTTTAGAAAATTGTAGAGCTATTTTAGAAGAAGCTGGTACAAATCTTGAAAATGTAATTAAAACTACAGTTTTCGTAAAAGATTTAAATGATTTTTCAACTGTAAATGAAGTATATGCAACGTATTTTACACAAAATTTCCCCGCAAGAAGTTGTGTGCAAATAGCTAAATTACCAATGGATGCTTTAATAGAAATAGAGGTAATAGCTACATTATAA
- the xdhA gene encoding xanthine dehydrogenase molybdenum-binding subunit XdhA has translation MTNNIVGNSVIRFDAVSKVTGKAKYVDDFFVSDMLIGKVLRSPYAHAIVKNIDTSKAKKLDGVEAVITHEDLPKIKFATAGHPWSLDPSHRDIEDRLILTNKARFVGDAIAAVVAVDEIVAKNALELIEVDYEVLEPIVKSEDAIKENAPIIHEEKPDNILSSFGSEIGNVEEDLKNADRIFEGSFETSMVQHCHMENHSTYAYVDGEDRIVIVSSTQIPHIVRRIVGQALGIQWGKIKVIKPYIGGGFGNKQDVVIEPLTAAMSLAVDGRPVRYTLDREECFIDTRTRHSMKIKFKTAVSKDGKLISLDIKNLINNGAYASHGHSVALSAGGKFRGVYDFNSIKYSPITVYTNLPAAGAMRGYGAPQMCYALESHIEDICRALNMDPIEFRTKNFISEGYVEPLSKNVVRAFALPECIEKGKELIKWDEKKKEYKNQSGDKRRGVGMACFSYFTGTHPVALEPAGARIVMNQDGSVQLQIGATEIGQGSDTVFGQMVADILGLRIDMVHVISNQDTDITPFDTGSYASRQTFVSGAAVKKCALEVKDKVLAFASSKCGLEASELDIEDCKIVEKRLGRVICPLEEIAMESYYDRIKCCPITSDTSVNVRINSIAYGATFAAVEVDIKTGKIEVLEIYNIHDSGMIMNPMLAEGQVHGGVSMGLGYALSEQMLFDEKTGKPLNNNLLDYKLQTIMDTPTIGSAFVEKYEPAGGFGQKSIGENTTVSPAPAIRNAVLDATGVAFNKIPMNPQSVFEKFKEVGLV, from the coding sequence ATGACAAATAATATAGTAGGAAACAGCGTAATTAGATTTGATGCTGTATCTAAAGTTACTGGTAAAGCAAAGTATGTAGATGATTTTTTTGTGAGTGATATGCTTATAGGTAAAGTTTTAAGGAGCCCTTACGCTCATGCTATAGTTAAAAATATAGATACTAGTAAGGCAAAAAAATTAGATGGGGTAGAAGCAGTTATTACACATGAAGATTTACCTAAAATTAAATTTGCTACGGCTGGACATCCATGGTCTTTAGATCCAAGTCATAGAGATATAGAGGATAGATTAATTCTTACGAATAAAGCTAGATTTGTTGGAGATGCCATTGCTGCAGTTGTAGCAGTAGATGAAATAGTAGCAAAAAACGCGTTAGAACTTATAGAGGTTGATTATGAAGTCCTTGAACCAATAGTAAAGAGCGAAGATGCTATAAAAGAGAATGCACCAATAATTCATGAAGAAAAGCCAGATAATATTTTAAGTTCTTTTGGATCAGAAATTGGAAATGTAGAAGAAGATTTGAAAAATGCAGATAGAATATTTGAAGGAAGTTTTGAAACAAGTATGGTTCAACATTGCCATATGGAAAATCATAGCACATATGCTTATGTAGATGGTGAAGACCGTATAGTTATAGTTTCTTCAACTCAAATTCCTCATATTGTAAGAAGAATTGTTGGACAGGCATTAGGAATACAATGGGGTAAGATAAAAGTTATTAAACCTTATATTGGTGGAGGCTTTGGAAATAAACAAGATGTAGTTATTGAACCATTAACAGCAGCTATGTCTCTTGCAGTAGATGGAAGACCAGTAAGATATACATTAGATAGAGAAGAATGTTTTATTGATACAAGGACAAGACATTCTATGAAGATTAAATTTAAAACAGCAGTATCAAAAGATGGTAAATTAATATCATTAGATATAAAAAATCTTATAAATAATGGAGCTTATGCATCTCATGGTCATTCTGTTGCATTAAGTGCAGGTGGAAAATTTAGAGGAGTATATGATTTTAATTCAATAAAATACAGTCCTATAACAGTATATACAAATTTACCAGCAGCAGGTGCAATGAGGGGATATGGAGCACCTCAAATGTGTTATGCACTAGAAAGTCATATAGAAGATATTTGTAGAGCTCTTAATATGGATCCTATAGAATTTAGAACTAAAAATTTTATAAGTGAAGGTTATGTTGAACCGCTTAGTAAAAATGTGGTTCGTGCATTTGCATTACCAGAATGTATTGAAAAGGGAAAAGAATTAATTAAATGGGATGAGAAAAAGAAAGAATATAAAAATCAAAGTGGAGATAAAAGAAGAGGCGTAGGTATGGCTTGCTTTAGTTATTTCACAGGAACACATCCAGTAGCGTTAGAACCAGCTGGTGCAAGAATAGTAATGAACCAAGACGGATCAGTTCAATTGCAGATAGGTGCAACAGAAATAGGACAAGGAAGTGATACTGTTTTTGGACAAATGGTAGCAGATATTCTTGGATTAAGAATAGATATGGTACATGTAATTTCAAATCAAGATACAGATATAACTCCTTTTGATACTGGATCTTATGCATCTAGGCAAACGTTTGTAAGTGGAGCAGCAGTTAAGAAATGTGCATTAGAAGTCAAAGATAAAGTATTAGCATTTGCAAGTAGTAAATGTGGTTTGGAGGCTAGTGAATTAGATATTGAAGATTGCAAAATTGTAGAAAAAAGATTGGGTAGAGTTATATGTCCACTTGAAGAAATTGCTATGGAATCATATTACGATAGAATTAAATGTTGTCCTATAACTAGTGATACATCAGTTAATGTTAGAATTAATTCAATAGCTTATGGAGCTACATTTGCAGCTGTAGAAGTTGATATTAAAACAGGGAAAATAGAAGTTTTAGAAATATATAATATTCATGATTCTGGCATGATTATGAATCCTATGTTAGCTGAAGGGCAAGTACATGGTGGAGTAAGTATGGGACTTGGATATGCATTATCAGAACAAATGTTATTTGATGAGAAGACTGGTAAACCACTAAATAATAATCTGTTGGATTATAAGTTACAAACTATAATGGATACTCCTACTATTGGCTCAGCTTTTGTAGAGAAATATGAACCAGCAGGTGGATTTGGACAAAAATCTATTGGTGAGAATACAACAGTTTCACCAGCACCAGCAATTCGTAATGCTGTTTTGGATGCGACTGGGGTTGCATTTAATAAAATACCTATGAATCCACAATCTGTTTTTGAAAAATTTAAGGAAGTTGGATTAGTGTAA
- a CDS encoding nucleoside deaminase has translation MQQKEIMDLCVKQCKEGMLNLEGGPFGAAIVKDSKIIALANNTVIKDNDPTAHGEMNAIRQACNKLSTFDLSGCELYTTSEPCPMCMSAIIWSNISKVYYGCTVKDAADIGFRDEHILEFLKGNCTNKKVLDLEQIDKSNCMAAFEMWTNSQNKTSY, from the coding sequence ATGCAACAAAAAGAGATAATGGATTTATGTGTTAAACAATGTAAAGAAGGTATGTTAAATTTAGAAGGTGGACCTTTTGGAGCTGCTATAGTAAAAGATAGTAAAATCATAGCTCTTGCTAATAATACAGTAATTAAAGATAATGATCCAACTGCTCATGGTGAAATGAATGCAATAAGGCAAGCTTGTAATAAACTATCTACATTTGATTTATCTGGTTGTGAATTATATACAACCTCTGAGCCATGTCCAATGTGTATGTCTGCAATAATATGGTCTAATATATCAAAAGTTTATTATGGATGTACTGTTAAAGATGCAGCAGATATAGGATTTAGAGATGAGCATATTTTAGAATTTTTAAAAGGTAACTGCACTAATAAAAAGGTTTTAGATTTAGAACAAATAGATAAATCTAATTGTATGGCTGCATTTGAAATGTGGACAAATAGTCAAAACAAAACAAGTTATTAA
- a CDS encoding 4Fe-4S binding protein produces MAKLKVNILGMEFNNPIFTAAGPGAKDGELCVSAVKGGAGGLVTKTISEKPADVPRPCMAKTNAGFLNTELWSELPKEQWIEKEYKRAKEAGVPMIVSMGYTADQIKKVAPLVKPYADAVELSTHYVGTDIAPIVESMKAAKAALDCPVFMKMSPHTDIQKIAKALEEAGADGLVMINSVGPCMAIDIETGYPIMGSQTGYGWLSGSAVKPVAIRNIYDASKVIKIPIIGVGGITCGKDAAEMLMAGAQSVQVCTEAILKGPTVYGKIAKELNEFLDSHGYKDVNEIIGLAHKKCEERDFRTESIPPKVNQDACIKCGICKTSCVYDAIEVSNELIIDSKKCFGCGLCVTRCPKNALSMQYK; encoded by the coding sequence ATGGCAAAGTTAAAAGTTAATATACTCGGAATGGAGTTTAATAACCCGATATTTACAGCAGCGGGACCCGGTGCAAAAGATGGAGAATTATGTGTTTCAGCAGTAAAGGGAGGTGCTGGTGGATTAGTTACAAAAACAATATCTGAAAAACCAGCAGATGTACCAAGACCTTGTATGGCAAAAACCAACGCAGGTTTTTTAAATACAGAACTTTGGTCAGAACTTCCTAAAGAACAATGGATAGAAAAAGAATATAAAAGAGCAAAAGAAGCAGGCGTTCCTATGATAGTAAGTATGGGATATACTGCGGATCAAATAAAAAAAGTTGCGCCTTTGGTAAAACCATATGCGGATGCTGTTGAACTTTCAACTCATTATGTTGGAACTGATATTGCTCCAATCGTTGAATCAATGAAGGCAGCTAAAGCAGCTCTTGATTGCCCTGTATTCATGAAAATGAGTCCTCATACAGATATTCAAAAAATAGCTAAGGCATTAGAAGAAGCAGGTGCAGATGGATTAGTAATGATAAACTCAGTAGGACCATGTATGGCAATTGATATAGAAACAGGATACCCAATAATGGGAAGTCAAACAGGATATGGATGGTTATCAGGATCAGCCGTAAAACCAGTAGCTATTAGAAATATTTATGATGCGTCTAAAGTCATAAAGATACCAATAATAGGTGTTGGCGGAATTACTTGTGGAAAAGATGCAGCAGAGATGCTAATGGCAGGAGCTCAATCTGTACAAGTTTGCACAGAAGCTATTTTAAAAGGACCAACTGTTTATGGAAAAATTGCTAAAGAATTAAATGAATTTTTAGATAGTCATGGATATAAAGATGTAAATGAGATAATAGGACTTGCTCATAAAAAATGTGAAGAAAGAGATTTTAGAACAGAATCAATACCACCTAAGGTAAATCAGGATGCTTGTATAAAATGTGGAATTTGTAAAACAAGCTGTGTATATGATGCAATAGAAGTTTCAAATGAGTTAATTATTGATAGTAAGAAATGTTTTGGATGTGGATTATGTGTAACTAGATGTCCAAAGAATGCATTATCAATGCAATATAAGTAG
- a CDS encoding nucleobase:cation symporter-2 family protein, with protein MREKYGDNLIPAVDEKIPFSKAWIFSLQHVMSMCAGAVAVPLMIGEAAGLNNLEIVFLINAGLFMAGIGTLLQGYGLKNVAGAKIPVIEGTSFAAVSGILAIIAGAHGDKYLAMTTVFGSVIIAGLFCFIISPIFGKLIKFFPKVVTGTVVLVIGISIMPVGIKWITEGTAKPATTQEVGLALAVLVITLLLFKYMKGIWNSAAILFSIVIGTLLAMIFGIADFSKVNDAAWFSLNTPLKFGMPTFNISAIISMILIMLVLMTESVGNMIAIHEITDKEVTEENIRKGLAGDGISTFLAGIFNTFPITPFAQNTGLVGLTNIKSRFIGIYAGIILLILSFTPKFAATMGAIPKPVLGGVGFAMFGMVLVGGIKTLSKVNFDGNKNSVIVAVSIGLSMIPLANSVFYDNFPTWVQTIFHSGITTGSISAILLNIFFNVIGNENEEETAVNKIKDLYISNESVEIHQ; from the coding sequence ATGAGGGAAAAATATGGGGATAATTTAATACCTGCAGTTGATGAAAAAATACCTTTTTCAAAAGCATGGATATTTTCACTTCAACATGTAATGTCAATGTGTGCAGGTGCAGTAGCTGTTCCACTTATGATTGGAGAAGCAGCAGGTTTAAATAATTTAGAGATAGTTTTTCTTATAAATGCAGGGTTATTTATGGCTGGAATAGGTACTTTGCTCCAAGGTTATGGTCTTAAGAATGTTGCAGGAGCTAAAATACCAGTGATAGAAGGTACAAGCTTTGCAGCAGTATCGGGTATTCTTGCTATTATAGCGGGGGCTCATGGTGATAAATATTTGGCAATGACAACTGTTTTTGGATCAGTAATTATAGCAGGATTATTTTGTTTTATTATATCACCTATCTTTGGTAAATTAATAAAATTCTTTCCAAAGGTAGTTACAGGAACAGTTGTATTAGTAATAGGTATTTCTATAATGCCAGTAGGAATAAAATGGATAACTGAAGGAACTGCTAAACCAGCAACTACACAAGAGGTGGGATTGGCATTAGCAGTTTTAGTTATAACTTTATTGCTATTTAAATATATGAAAGGAATTTGGAATAGTGCAGCAATATTATTTTCTATAGTAATAGGAACTTTATTAGCTATGATTTTTGGAATAGCTGATTTTAGTAAAGTTAACGATGCAGCTTGGTTTAGTTTAAATACACCTTTAAAATTTGGAATGCCTACATTTAATATATCAGCAATAATTTCTATGATTTTAATAATGCTTGTTTTAATGACTGAATCAGTTGGAAACATGATAGCAATACATGAAATAACAGATAAAGAAGTAACTGAAGAAAATATAAGAAAAGGTTTAGCTGGAGATGGTATTTCAACATTTTTAGCTGGTATATTTAATACTTTTCCAATTACACCATTTGCTCAAAATACAGGTCTTGTTGGATTAACAAATATAAAATCTAGATTTATAGGAATTTATGCAGGAATAATTCTTTTAATATTAAGCTTTACACCAAAATTTGCTGCAACAATGGGTGCTATACCAAAGCCAGTATTAGGTGGTGTGGGATTTGCAATGTTTGGAATGGTTCTAGTTGGAGGAATAAAAACATTATCAAAAGTCAATTTTGATGGAAATAAAAATTCAGTAATAGTTGCTGTTAGTATAGGACTTTCCATGATACCGTTAGCTAATTCAGTATTTTATGATAATTTTCCAACATGGGTGCAAACAATATTTCATAGTGGAATAACTACAGGAAGTATATCTGCAATTTTATTAAATATATTTTTTAATGTAATAGGAAATGAGAATGAAGAAGAAACAGCAGTTAATAAAATTAAGGATTTATATATAAGTAATGAATCAGTAGAAATACATCAGTAA